The proteins below are encoded in one region of Tsuneonella sp. CC-YZS046:
- a CDS encoding efflux RND transporter permease subunit: MGLRNISAWSIRNPVVPIILFIGLMIAGIVSFSRMDVNDMPDIDFPAVTVTVVQPGAAPSEITTQITEKVEAAVRSISGVDEIQSTASEGNSLTIVQFVIGTDPNDAVNEVKNAVDQIRSDLPEGILEPQITKVEAGGGPIGYFAVSADDMTMEQLSWFVDDTIARRLLGITGMAAVSRGGGVDREIRVMVDPARMQSLGVTAAQVNDVLRQVNVDAAGGRAEIAGSRQSVRVLGNAADAYNLSNTRISLGNGRTIKLSDVAQVSDSYSEQTSIAKLKGRQVVTFSLQRAKGASDVTVYDAAMEEMAKIKAENPGVSFTSLFTTVNYTKGQYASSLEAMVEGAILAVIVVFFFLRDWRATIISAIAIPLSAIPTFWFMDLMGFSLNSLSLLALSLVAGVLVDDAIVEIENIVRHMRMGKSAYQAAIDAADEIGLAVVATTFSIVAVFLPVGLMPGISGQFFKNFGLSVVAAVLMSLAVARMVTPMVAAYFLKAQGEASHGEGRMMDRYMQILRWSLDQSRAEAYRARTADRPGLLRSLGARLRDHRVWMLGVGVGALVLTGLLMGLIPQQFQPNADQDWSQAKIEMVPGTTLEQTEAVSDEVIAVLEKQPEVARVIGVVREAGADLYITLSEKRDAKSYEFERRLTPQLQDIADARVSFVSQSDGVGSGRDITVMLTGSDSELLEKTAHTLVGQMRGIRELVAPRLDADLKRPELVIVPRFDLAAQLGVTTAALSQTIRIATMGEIDQAAAKFSLSDRQVPIRVILPKYARRDIATIKNLPVPTASGASVPLKRVAEIRFGAGPTQIQRYNQARRVIIGADLADGAVAGPAEKKIQQLPIMRNLPPGVGTAPVGEAKWQGEMIQNFINAVISGIFLVFAVLVLLYKRFVSPLVNMTSLLLAPLGGLIAIALIGQPISISVYIGILMLLGIVAKNSILLIDFAIEEMEKGVPKLEAILDAGHKRAQPIVMTTVAMTAGMVPTAISLSGDGSWRAPMGTTVIGGLILSTMLTLLIVPAGFSLADGFEKRIGPGLRRRFLTYRPGDAEPRAPAQPAE, encoded by the coding sequence ATGGGTTTGCGCAACATCTCCGCCTGGTCGATTCGCAATCCGGTCGTTCCGATCATCCTGTTCATAGGCCTGATGATCGCCGGGATCGTGTCGTTCAGCCGGATGGATGTGAACGACATGCCGGATATAGACTTTCCGGCCGTGACCGTGACCGTGGTGCAGCCGGGCGCGGCCCCTTCCGAAATCACCACCCAGATCACAGAAAAGGTGGAAGCCGCGGTCCGCTCGATCAGCGGGGTCGATGAAATCCAGTCGACAGCCAGCGAAGGCAACTCTCTCACCATTGTGCAGTTCGTGATCGGAACCGATCCGAACGACGCGGTGAACGAGGTCAAGAACGCGGTCGACCAGATCCGCAGCGATCTGCCCGAAGGCATTCTCGAGCCGCAGATCACCAAGGTCGAAGCGGGCGGCGGCCCGATCGGCTATTTCGCGGTCAGCGCCGACGACATGACCATGGAGCAGTTGAGCTGGTTCGTGGACGATACCATCGCGCGCCGCTTGCTGGGGATCACCGGAATGGCGGCGGTCAGCCGCGGCGGCGGGGTCGATCGCGAGATCAGGGTGATGGTCGATCCGGCCCGGATGCAGTCGCTCGGGGTGACGGCGGCGCAGGTGAACGATGTCCTGCGCCAGGTGAATGTGGATGCGGCCGGCGGCCGCGCCGAGATCGCCGGCTCCCGCCAGTCCGTGCGCGTGCTGGGCAATGCCGCCGATGCCTATAATCTCTCGAACACCAGGATCAGCCTGGGCAACGGGCGCACCATCAAGCTGAGCGATGTCGCGCAAGTGTCCGACAGCTATTCCGAACAGACCTCCATCGCCAAGCTGAAGGGCCGCCAGGTGGTCACATTCAGCCTGCAGCGCGCCAAGGGCGCGTCCGACGTCACGGTCTACGACGCCGCGATGGAGGAGATGGCCAAGATAAAGGCCGAGAATCCGGGGGTCAGTTTCACCTCGCTGTTCACCACCGTCAATTACACCAAGGGGCAATATGCCAGCTCGCTGGAAGCGATGGTGGAAGGCGCGATCCTGGCGGTGATCGTGGTGTTCTTCTTCCTGCGGGACTGGCGGGCCACCATCATTTCCGCGATCGCCATCCCACTCTCCGCCATCCCGACCTTCTGGTTCATGGATCTGATGGGGTTCTCGCTCAATTCGCTCTCCCTTCTGGCCCTCAGCCTGGTGGCGGGGGTGCTGGTGGACGACGCCATCGTCGAGATCGAGAATATCGTGCGCCATATGCGCATGGGCAAAAGCGCCTATCAGGCGGCCATCGACGCGGCGGACGAAATCGGCCTGGCGGTGGTGGCCACCACCTTCTCCATCGTGGCGGTGTTCCTGCCGGTGGGGCTGATGCCGGGCATTTCCGGGCAGTTCTTCAAGAATTTCGGCCTGAGCGTGGTCGCGGCGGTGCTGATGAGCCTTGCCGTCGCGCGCATGGTCACGCCGATGGTCGCGGCCTATTTCCTGAAAGCCCAGGGCGAGGCGAGCCACGGCGAGGGCCGCATGATGGATCGCTACATGCAGATCCTGCGCTGGTCGCTCGACCAGTCCCGCGCCGAGGCTTATCGCGCGCGCACAGCCGACCGGCCGGGCCTGCTCCGCTCGCTTGGCGCCCGGTTGCGCGACCACCGGGTCTGGATGCTGGGGGTCGGCGTCGGGGCGCTGGTCCTTACCGGCCTGCTGATGGGGCTGATCCCGCAGCAGTTCCAGCCCAATGCCGACCAGGATTGGAGCCAGGCCAAGATCGAGATGGTGCCGGGCACCACGCTCGAACAGACCGAGGCCGTGAGCGATGAAGTGATCGCGGTGCTGGAGAAACAGCCGGAAGTCGCGCGGGTGATCGGGGTGGTGAGGGAAGCGGGGGCGGATCTCTACATCACCCTTTCCGAGAAGCGGGACGCCAAGAGCTACGAATTCGAGCGGCGGCTGACTCCCCAGCTGCAGGACATCGCCGATGCGCGGGTGAGCTTCGTGTCGCAGTCGGACGGTGTCGGCAGCGGGCGGGACATCACGGTGATGCTCACCGGCTCCGATTCGGAGCTTCTGGAGAAAACCGCGCATACCCTGGTCGGGCAGATGCGCGGCATCCGGGAACTGGTCGCCCCGCGCCTCGACGCCGATCTCAAGCGGCCGGAGCTGGTGATCGTGCCAAGGTTCGATCTGGCCGCGCAGCTTGGGGTGACCACCGCCGCGCTCAGCCAGACGATCCGCATCGCCACCATGGGCGAGATCGACCAGGCGGCGGCGAAATTCTCGCTGAGCGACCGGCAAGTGCCGATCCGGGTGATTCTCCCCAAATATGCCCGGCGCGACATCGCCACGATAAAAAACCTGCCCGTGCCGACCGCCAGCGGCGCATCGGTGCCGCTCAAGCGCGTGGCCGAAATCCGCTTCGGCGCGGGGCCGACCCAGATCCAGCGCTACAATCAGGCGCGGCGCGTCATCATCGGCGCGGATCTGGCCGATGGCGCGGTCGCCGGGCCGGCCGAAAAGAAGATCCAGCAGTTGCCGATCATGCGCAACCTTCCCCCGGGGGTCGGCACCGCGCCAGTGGGCGAGGCGAAGTGGCAGGGCGAGATGATCCAGAATTTCATCAATGCCGTCATCAGCGGCATCTTCCTCGTCTTCGCGGTGCTGGTGCTGCTCTACAAGCGCTTCGTGTCGCCGCTGGTCAACATGACCTCGCTGCTGCTCGCGCCGCTGGGGGGCCTTATAGCGATCGCCCTGATCGGGCAGCCGATCTCGATCTCGGTTTATATCGGCATATTGATGCTGCTGGGGATCGTGGCGAAGAACTCCATCCTGCTGATCGACTTCGCGATCGAGGAAATGGAAAAGGGCGTGCCGAAGCTGGAAGCGATCCTCGACGCCGGGCACAAGCGCGCGCAGCCCATCGTCATGACGACGGTGGCGATGACGGCGGGCATGGTTCCCACCGCGATTTCGCTTTCCGGCGACGGATCGTGGCGCGCGCCGATGGGCACCACGGTGATCGGCGGCCTGATCCTGTCCACCATGCTCACTCTGCTGATCGTGCCGGCCGGGTTCAGCCTCGCCGACGGGTTCGAGAAGCGGATCGGCCCCGGATTGCGCCGCCGTTTCCTGACCTATCGCCCCGGCGACGCCGAGCCGCGCGCACCCGCGCAGCCTGCCGAATAG